One Mugil cephalus isolate CIBA_MC_2020 chromosome 8, CIBA_Mcephalus_1.1, whole genome shotgun sequence genomic window carries:
- the ogfod2 gene encoding 2-oxoglutarate and iron-dependent oxygenase domain-containing protein 2: MEVIPFTQSEMSNEVNGKPRFYTCSCFTTDNIFLEDYKLHVRFVSEQQFRLDYQALLKRLGCATEQQYEDVLRKISLEVDRRKRLDVASANRAAAIKDKYKPLHPHVYHLQESYLAPKLKQIVEYCRSDSASEDGLLHLLEEEAALRVYRFPVFVKSFCEELVEELEHFEQSSAPKGRPNTMNHYGILLNELGFDEGFITPLREQYLHPLTSLLYPDCGGRCLDSHKAFVVKYDMNEDLDLSYHYDNAEVTLNVSLGKDFTEGNLYFGDMRQVPLSDTECSEVEHRPTEGVLHRGQHMHGALPISSGQRWNLIIWMRASQERNKLCPMCNRSPSLVEGEGFADGFTQQPQALPAASCALT; encoded by the exons ATGGAAGTGATTCCATTCACACAGTCAGAAATGTCAAACGAGGTGAACGGGAAGCCTCGGTTTTACACCTGTAGCTGCTTCACGACTGACAACATATTTCTGGAGGACTACAAACTCCACGTTCGCTTTGTTTCGGAGCAGCAGTTCAGACTGGACTACCAGGCA CTGCTGAAGAGGCTTGGTTGTGCCACGGAGCAACAGTATGAAGATGTGCTCCGCAAG ATTTCCCTGGAAGTGGACAGACGAAAGCGTCTGGATGTGGCATCTGCCAATAGAGCCGCTGCTATAAAAGACAAGTACAAGCCTCTGCATCCTCACGTCTACCACCTGCAG GAGTCCTACCTCGCTCCGAAGCTCAAGCAGATTGTTGAATACTGCCGAAGTGACAGCGCCAGTGAGGATGGTCTCCTACACTTGTTGGAAGAAGAGGCAG CTCTGAGGGTTTATCGCTTCCCCGTGTTTGTGAAAAGCTTCTgtgaggagctggtggaggagctggagcatTTTGAGCAGTCCTCTGCCCCCAAAGGAAGACCAAACACCATGAACCACTACGGG ATTCTCCTCAACGAGCTGGGCTTCGACGAGGGCTTCATCACGCCTCTGCGTGAGCAGTACTTGCACCCGCTGACCTCTCTTCTGTACCCGGACTGCGGGGGGCGCTGTCTGGACAGCCACAAGGCCTTTGTCGTCAAGTATGACATGAATgaggacctggacctgagctaTCACTACGACAACGCAGAGGTCACCCTTAATGTGTCtcttggcaaggacttcactgAGGGGAACCTTTATTTTGGCGACATGAGACAG GTGCCGCTGAGTGACACGGAGTGCTCCGAGGTAGAGCACCGGCCGACCGAAGGCGTCCTTCACCGGGGCCAACACATGCACGGGGCCCTGCCCATCTCCTCCGGCCAGCGCTGGAACCTCATCATCTGGATGAGGGCCTCACAGGAACGCAACAAACTGTGCCCCATGTGCAACAGGAGCCCATCGCTGGTGGAAGGAGAGGGCTTCGCCGACGGCTTCACCCAACAACCTCAAGCACTGCCCGCCGCTTCGTGCGCGCTGACGTGA
- the zgc:113436 gene encoding uncharacterized protein zgc:113436, which translates to MLSVESLQVAEEEVVESSSNKLGDIYTFVAKGCFPQTMNPLRKKNLKRYAQKFIIDEGKLFYVGPKKEEKREVVIEAERKRQIFLDCHFDDIGHHLGQKKTVHRIQSKYYWLGIIKDVVDWIKVCETCQHTERSKNLARTVRPIKVDAPWDIVGIDIIGPFPETELGNKNVIVVIDYFTKWPEAFPVQKTDALSVARCISKCIYRFGAPKTIVCTQNSDFCDEVTKLLCERWSIVQKVSPLGQPQTNPLHDCTSPLLKEAVAQMVTEKQTEWDDFLDPVLLLFRTSANPTTKFTPYSLMFNRIANLPNETTLSLLNCDEPEQEKASTYMNIMQEQQNSVKQLVIANMNAAYKQEKKKNAKRRAHSMLPMPFKISDPLFAAGDSPSPKKVKESLYLSFPVETVLATEQSSSEDIKAELGYHLAESDVH; encoded by the exons ATGTTAAGCGTGGAGTCGTTGCAGGTggccgaggaggaggtggtCGAGTCCAGCTCCAACAAACTCGGTGACATTTACACGTTTGTGGCTAAAGGATGTTTCCCTCAGACGATGAACCCTTTACGAAAAAAGAACCTCAAAAGATACGCCCAGAAATTTATCATAGACG AGGGAAAGCTGTTCTATGTGGGACccaagaaagaagagaagagggaggtgGTGATTGAGGcggagaggaagaggcagatTTTTCTTGACTGTCACTTCGACGACATCGGCCATCACCTGGGCCAAAAGAAAACCGTCCACAGGATCCAGAGCAAATACTACTGGCTGGGGATCATCAAGGACGTCGTGGACTGG ATTAAAGTATGTGAGACGTGCCAGCACACTGAGAGGAGTAAAAACCTGGCAAGGACCGTGCGACCCATAAAAGTGGACGCTCCTTGGGATATTGTTGGGATTGACATCATAG GGCCTTTCCCAGAGACAGAACTAGGCAACAAAAATGTGATTGTTGTCATCGATTACTTCACTAAGTGGCCAGAAGCTTTTCCAGTGCAGAAGACAGATGCCCTGTCAGTTGCAAGGTGCATCTCTAAATGCATATACAG GTTTGGGGCCCCCAAAACAATAGTGTGCACACAGAATTCAGACTTCTGTGACGAG GTGACGAAGCTGCTGTGTGAAAGGTGGAGCATCGTGCAGAAGGTTTCCCCTCTGGGCCAGCCTCAAACCAACCCGCTCCACGACTGCACGAGCCCGTTGCTGAAGGAAGCCGTAGCGCAGATGGTAACCGAGAAGCAGACCGAATGGGACGACTTTCTGGACCCTGTGCTGTTACTGTTCAGGACCTCCGCCAACCCCACCACCAAGTTCACCCCTTACTCTCTCATGTTCAACAGGATAGCCAATTTACCAAACGAA acAACTCTGAGCCTGCTGAACTGTGACGAACCAGAGCAGGAGAAGGCCTCGACTTATATGAACATCATGCAGGAGCAGCAGAACTCTGTTAAGCAGCTG GTGATAGCCAATATGAACGCCGCCTacaaacaggagaagaagaagaacgctAAACGCAGGGCACACAGCATGCTGCCCATGCCCTTTAAAATTTCAGATCCCTTATTCGCTGCAGGTGACTCACCCTCCCCGAAAAAAGTGAAGGAGagtttgtatttgtcttttccTGTTGAGACAGTGCTGGCCACAGAACAGAGCAGCTCAGAGGACATAAAGGCGGAGTTAGGTTATCACTTGGCTGAATCGGACGTCCACTGA